A single window of Haemorhous mexicanus isolate bHaeMex1 chromosome 28, bHaeMex1.pri, whole genome shotgun sequence DNA harbors:
- the LOC132339049 gene encoding LOW QUALITY PROTEIN: feather keratin Cos2-2-like (The sequence of the model RefSeq protein was modified relative to this genomic sequence to represent the inferred CDS: deleted 2 bases in 2 codons), with amino-acid sequence MQETRTQPLPLTGWCTFDMSWSENYGFHKEPLGLRQGRTAIKGSPSLCSLTHFSHLLLLRNQVQLSPRAMSCCKSCDPCCQPCGPCPLASSCNECCVRQCQSSHVVIQPPAVLVTLPGPILSSSPQNTAVGSSTSAAVGSILSSEGVPISSGGFDISCITNCYGSSCCRPC; translated from the exons ATGCAGGAAACCAGGACACAGCCCCTACCATTAACTGGATGGTGCACATTTGACATGAGCTGGTCAGAAAATTATGGATTCCAC AAGGAgcctctgggcctgaggcagggcaggactgctataaaaggcagcccaagtctctgctctctcact cacttctctcacctcctcctcctcaggaatcAG GTGCAACTGTCACCCCGAGCCATGTCCTGCTGCAAGTCCTGTGACccttgctgccagccctgtggcccctgcccgctggccagcagctgcaatgagtgctgtgtcaggcagtgccagagctcccaCGTTGTCATTCAGccacctgctgtgctggtgaccctgcctggccccatcctcagctcctccccacagaacaccgccgtgggatcctccacctctgctgctgttggcagcatcctcagctctgagggagtgcccatcagctctgggggctttgaCATCTCCTGCATCACCAACTGCTATGGCAGCAGTTGTTGTCGTCCCTGCTAA